Genomic DNA from Flavobacterium sp. N502540:
TGTTTTTTCAAACCAAAGCTTTGCGCTTTGTACTGCTGTAATAATTTCAGGAGAAGGCTTTTCGATCGACATTAAAAGCAATACAATTTTTGCGGATTCAGAACCACTTAACGATGCCAGTTCGAACGCTCTTGCATTTGCAGGCGCTAAAGTAACCTCATCATGCTGTGCGCACCAGGCCGTTAAAGTACCATTCTGTCTGTATTGTGTTTTTAAAATACAATCTATTCCTTTACGGGAAGATTCTTTCGCTTTTTCGACAATTGCTTTAGACGGTTTTATACTAAAATAATCGGTTTCCTCGCTTACTTGACGTATAATGTTCAGGATATTCACCATCGAATCATCATTGTATGTGATGTGCGTGTAATAGCCTTTTTTTAAAGGGTAAAACTGAGGCCATCCCCCATTTTTATATTGGGCTTCCAACAAATAATTAAGTCCGTTTAAAAACGATTCTTTGTATCGATCGTCCTTTACCTGCGCGTACATTTTAGACATGAAAAGCATCTCCTGACACGTTGCTCCATTGTCTGTAGTCGTTTCTGCAGTTGTTTTTTTAAGCTTCAGTAAATCCTTTTTCTGCTCCGGCGTTAATTCATTCTGCATTTGAATGTTCTTTGGCCACCCGCCTATCTCTCTTTGGTAGAGCAGTACATTCTCTGCTATTTTTTTTGCTTCATCGGTGCCAAACCAGGCTGCATCATTTTTTCGAATGATATCCGGCCAGTTTTTATAGGTGTTCTGTGCCTGAATACCAAAACTCAGAGCCATACCAAAAAGCAATAGGATATTTTTTAACTTAATCATTTTAAAATTTTATTTTGTTATTCTAATCCAATTAAACCCAACAGGTTTTAAAAACCTGTTGGATTAGTTCTGTATTATCTGTTTAATTCAACAGCTGCTAGAATAAATGGTCCGGTTGCTTTAGGGTCGTTGTCTTTTTTCTTTTCGTTTACATAATACGTATACGATCCATCGCGATATGGGTTCCCTCCCAAACCTGCCACCTTACAGGCCTGTGTAAGTGTAATTCCGCCATCAGCATCTACCCTGATCAATTGTCTGGTTAAACCGTCAAAAGCTTTATTGGCCAAACTTTTATATTTTGCAGGCAGATATCCTTTATTCGCTCCTTTTGCAAAAGCATAAGCAAACATTGACGATCCCGAAGCTTCAAGATAGTTTCCTTCTGCCCCGCCTTTGTCTGTAACCTGATACCACAAACCGGATTTGTCCTGATATTTAGCTAAAGCAACCGAAACCGTATTCAAATATTTTACCAATTCTTTTTGTTTCGGATGGTTTTTAGGGAAATAATTCAAGACATCAACCAATGCCATCGCATACCAACCTAAAGCTCTTGACCAAAAGTTCGGAGAGGTTCCGTTATCCTTATTTGCCCAAGGCATTTGTTTGCTCTCATCCCAACCGTGATACAACAAACCTGTTTTTGGGTCTGTTGCATGCAATTGAATTAACTCAAACTGTTTCGCAACATCATCAAGACTTTTTCCTCCTTCAAAGGTAACGGTATATTGTGCGTAAAATGGTTCACCCATGTACAAACCGTCCAACCACATTTGATTCGGATAAATTTGTTTGTGCCAAAATCCACCACTGGCAGTTCTTGGCTGCTCTGTCAACTGCTTGCGTAGTAGCTGAAGTGCTTTTAAATACTTTTCTTCTTTGGTAGCAGCATAAATATCAAACAACAAGCGTCCCGGTACAATTAAGTCAATATTGTACTTGTCCAGTTCATAGGTTTTAATCGTTCCGTCGTTTTGAACAAGAACATCTGCATAGCTTTTTACATAGGCTGCGTATCTGGGATCCGGATTTTTTTTGTTCAGTTCTTCAATAGCATGTAAAACCAATCCATGAACATAATCCCATTTTGCTGTTTTTGAATCATCGATCCTATAACTTTCGGGATAACGTTTCATTAAAGTCAAAGCCATTTTATCAGACCATTTTAAATCTTTTTCGATAACAATCTCTTTGTTTGACGGTTCCTGTGAAGTCACTTTACAGCTTGCAAAGACCATCAGACAGACCAATGTCATTGCTGTAAAATAACCTTTTGTATTCTTATTTTTCATTGATACTATATTTTAAATTCTACTATTTATCTAATTCTAATGCGCTCAGCAAAAATGCAGCAAGAGCCGGTGAACTATTGTCCTTTGCCTTACTTTTGATATAATATTCATTTGATCCGTCCCGAAATGGTTTTCCTCCTAAACCTACATTCGAAGATATCTTTGAAATCACAATATGGCCCTGATCGTCAGTAATCACAAATTCTTTTACGTAGGATTCAAATGACTTTTGCGCTGTCTTTTTATAGACTGAATTCAAATATCCTTTATTTGCTCCTTTAGCCAAAGCATAAACAATCATAGATGACGATGATGCTTCTAAAAAATTCCCATTCATTTCAGGCTTATCAGCAATCTGATACCATAAACCTGATGCGCTTTTATGCTGTACGGCAGTTTTGGCGATTTGATTCAGGTATTCCTTCAGCACTTTGTACTTGGGGTGTGTTTTTGGATAATACTCCAATGTTTCGACCAAAGCCATCATGTACCAGCCTATACCACGTCCCCAAATTGTTGGCGAAGTCCCCGTTTGCGGATTTGCCCAAGCTATTTCCTTACTCTCATCCCAAGCCTGATAAACCAAGCCTGTATTTTTATCTGTCAAATGATCGTGCGCCAATTCAAATTGTTTGGCAATATCGTTCAAAGCTTTACCATTTTCAAATTTCACCGTGTATTGAGTGTAAAAAGGCTCGGCCATATACAAGCCATCAATCCACATTTGATTGGGATAAATTTGCTTGTGCCAGAATCCTCCACTTGCGGCTCTGGGCTGATGGTCTAACTGATCCCGGAGCTCCTGTAGTACTTCTAAATACCGTTTGTCCTTAGTTTCGTCATAAAGTATGAACAACAGTTTGCCCGGGTTGGCACAATCAATATTGTACTCGTTCTTATCATATTTAGCGATCTTTCCATTGGCATCAATCAGTTCATCTGCATATTCTTTAATATATTCGAAATATTTTTTATCATTTGTTTTCTGATATAATTTTTCAACAGCAAACAAAACAAATCCCATTTTATAATCCCATTTAGGCTTTTCAGTTCCGTCAATCTGCCAGGCTTTTGGATATTTATCTATAATTGTAAGTGCTGTTCTCTGTGACCACTTTAAATTGTCTGGCAAGACGTTATTTTCAGTCGCTTGCGCCACTGTTTTAGTACTGAAAATCAACAGTAAAACAATCAAATTGATTTTTATAAAAGTCGGTTTAAGCATAAAACTAATATTCTGGCAGTAGGTCTTTTTTGCCACAGATTAAAAAGA
This window encodes:
- a CDS encoding glycoside hydrolase family 105 protein gives rise to the protein MLKPTFIKINLIVLLLIFSTKTVAQATENNVLPDNLKWSQRTALTIIDKYPKAWQIDGTEKPKWDYKMGFVLFAVEKLYQKTNDKKYFEYIKEYADELIDANGKIAKYDKNEYNIDCANPGKLLFILYDETKDKRYLEVLQELRDQLDHQPRAASGGFWHKQIYPNQMWIDGLYMAEPFYTQYTVKFENGKALNDIAKQFELAHDHLTDKNTGLVYQAWDESKEIAWANPQTGTSPTIWGRGIGWYMMALVETLEYYPKTHPKYKVLKEYLNQIAKTAVQHKSASGLWYQIADKPEMNGNFLEASSSSMIVYALAKGANKGYLNSVYKKTAQKSFESYVKEFVITDDQGHIVISKISSNVGLGGKPFRDGSNEYYIKSKAKDNSSPALAAFLLSALELDK
- a CDS encoding glycoside hydrolase family 105 protein; translated protein: MKNKNTKGYFTAMTLVCLMVFASCKVTSQEPSNKEIVIEKDLKWSDKMALTLMKRYPESYRIDDSKTAKWDYVHGLVLHAIEELNKKNPDPRYAAYVKSYADVLVQNDGTIKTYELDKYNIDLIVPGRLLFDIYAATKEEKYLKALQLLRKQLTEQPRTASGGFWHKQIYPNQMWLDGLYMGEPFYAQYTVTFEGGKSLDDVAKQFELIQLHATDPKTGLLYHGWDESKQMPWANKDNGTSPNFWSRALGWYAMALVDVLNYFPKNHPKQKELVKYLNTVSVALAKYQDKSGLWYQVTDKGGAEGNYLEASGSSMFAYAFAKGANKGYLPAKYKSLANKAFDGLTRQLIRVDADGGITLTQACKVAGLGGNPYRDGSYTYYVNEKKKDNDPKATGPFILAAVELNR